Within Vicia villosa cultivar HV-30 ecotype Madison, WI linkage group LG1, Vvil1.0, whole genome shotgun sequence, the genomic segment TGGGATATTACACGGACTCTCATTCTCCACAAGGAAGCCTCATATTGTATGATCTGCCACGATAGTTGTTGTAAGCAGTGGCACCTCCACGTTTGGAAATCATATAATTTCTCGCGACTTCAAAATCCTAGCATCGACCCATCTTTACTTTGAGATCTAATATTGTCGAAACGGGAAATTTGAGATTAagttattgattaacttaactcggatgagcaagagtcgccaccaaactttattgtttccaataaaggaaaaagaaaaatatcgataaaaccatAATAAAAGATCTAGGTACGAAAGTcgattacgcaaggggaaggtattagcacctcaCACGTTTGTGGTACTCAACAGGATCCACTCTTGTCGTTCTAATCAAGGAGTGTGTATATCTATAACTTACTTGCTAAATGGAGAATGCATGAATGTTTTAATTAAGGGAAAAGAAAAAGGTTTACATTATTGAGCTCGCCAAGACGTCGCATCTTGTGCCTATGTATCCTCGTGGTGCAATGAAGAAATCAGAGCTTCGTAGTTCTTCTTAAAAAGGTtttgtttgttggtgtttttatGGATGATGTTAAGTTCGCATTCTAACAATTAACATTTACCGcttgacctttggagacttacgtgTTGTTATATTGTGTAGAATATAGTTAAGATATCCTTTTTGAAAAGGTTTtaaagggaaaagcccaagagggcaaaatgatttgaatttggtttgtgtttttgtttggAGAATTATCTCAAGTGGCTCCCTTAAACAAGGACTACTTGATCATTTTCTCCTTTAGTTTTGAAAGTGTTTGAAATATGGTTAAGTGTTTTGAGTTTTTgattatgaaaatattttagtCTTAAGAGAATATAATGCAAAAGTCTAAGGGGAGACTATGATCCTAATTGTTGTCATGTATGATGGCCTTAAAGTTGAATTTGAAGAGGGATGAATAACCTAATGTTGTCATGCATTAATGGTCCTAAAGTCTACCTCAAATTCATTCTTAACAAAAGATTAAGTTTGAATGAGTACCTAAGGGAGCATGTGAATCAAGCAAGCAATCAACAAATAGACGAGCAAAAGACAAAGTCACAAATGGACTATACAAACCCAAATACAAGTATTGAAGCCCTAGGTGAAAGAAATGACCAtctaaaccctaatcatctaagcaTGCTCAAGATGAACATTTAAACAAGTATTCGATCAATCATGAAGAAAACAATGATCAAGTCAAagacaagtatgaacaagtaatcATGTCATGTACTTAAACAAAATCACAAATAAGGCAAGAGATGTATCATGTAATCAAGTGTGGGAGATCAACAAAAGTTTAAAGCATCAAGAAGTTTGACAAATAATCAAAGGATAATGATCAAAAGAACAAAttgttttttaggtttttttctttaagtaataaaatgattaaataaaggTACTAAACATATAAGtaaatcattaaaataattttGGGGACATATTTGTGTGGTAAGAAAATAAGTTAGAAGTTTCTaacatttttgtgatttttaaatcaaagaaaagcctaaTTTCTAATTAATTACCTTAACCTAAacactttttttttgtataaaataaatatgGTAAAAATAAAgtcaagataaaaataaattattgaagtaattgtgagaaaataaaagaaagttttaattaaaaataaaagaagggAAATTAGTAAAGGGTTTTTTGTTGAACACAAGGTGTATGAGTATAAATTCTTGTGTGATGTCCTGGCCTTTTCTAGACTACCCTTTCCTGAAGGCAAGAGAACGCTTGATCATATTGTGAAACATTTTTGGATTAGATCTAGATTATGATAGGAACTAGAAAATAGAAATACATACAATGAGAGTAGAAAAAACACAATATGAGGGAGAGAGCTTTTATTGATTATAATATGAGGGTGATTACAGAAAAGGGGAAGAAGAATCCCTAATTTCCCGACTAAAGCTAGGATCCTATAGGAAGCTAATGCTCTCTATTCATTCTAATTTCTCATATTCTTATTATAGATGTCATCCAACCTGATTctacttcttcttcatctttcatAAAGTTGATTTATTTGTTTAGAATGGGGTTTAGTAATGTCTCGTGTATGAAATTTTTGTTGCAATCTTGTGTCTTGGAAATGGATAACTTAGGAAAAAGGTCTATCTTAGTATTTAAATCTCTTGGGATGTGGTGAATTTGTTATgttattattaattgttatttgCTATATGTAACTGACTTAGTCTCTATTGATCGTGAGAGGATCATGGTTGTTAGTTTTAATTATGCCTAAATTGTAGGGAGTCAAGTATGACTTAGTGACCCTGATTCTTAGGAAGCATTCAGTTCAGTTTTCTTTTTGTAAGCTATTTATATAGCGGTATTTGTTTAGAATGGGGTTTAGTAATGTCTCGTGTATAAATTTTTTGTTGCAATCTTGTGTCTTGGAAATGGATAACTTAGGAAAAAGGTTTATCTTAGTATTTAAATCTCTTGGGATGTGGTGAATTTGTTATgttattattaattgttatttgCTATATGTAACTGACTTAGTCTCTATTGATCGTGAGAGGATCATGGTTGTTAGTTTTAATTATGCCTAAATTGTAGGGAGTCAAGTATGACTTAGTGGCCCTGATTCTTAGGAAGCATTTAGTTCAGTTTTCTTTTTGTAAGCTATTTATATAGCAGTATTTCATTCTAATAAATAAGTCAGCTACCAGATTCGCTAACATATGGTATCAAAGCGAGAAAAGACTTCAAAAGTGTGAGGGATCCAAAAGTGTGAGAGTACCACAAAATAGAGTGTTTGGGGTATGGGATCCAAAGAGAAGAATGGTGGATTTTCTGTACCCTCCATTCCCAGATTCGATGGAGATTACGATCATTGGAAGATGGTCATGGAAAATCTCTTGAGATCCAGAGAATATTGGCCCGTGGTGGAGAACGGTTACATGCTGCCCAAAGAAGGAGAAGTGCAGACAGATGCGCAGAAGAAAACCCTGGATGATTTGAAACTTAAGGATTTGAAAGCGAAGAATTATTTGTTCCAATCCTTGGACAAATCAATTATGATAACCATCACCAATAAGGACACCTCCAAGTAGTTGTGGGATTCCATGAAGATGAAGTACCAAGGAAATGATCGGGTCCGACGTGCTCAACTCAATCGGCTCCGACGAGAATTCGAGGTGTTGGCTATGAAACAAGGGGAGTCAGTCAATGACTACTTTGGCAGGGTGATGACCATAGCCAATGACATGCAAAATTGCAGTGAAGACATGACAGATGTCAAAATCATAGAGAAAATTCTGCGAACACTGACGGAGAAATGGAATTACATTGTGTGTTCCATTGAGGAATCTAATGATGTTGATGAGCTTACAGTCGATGCCTTGCAAAGTTCCCTCTTGGTTCATGAATAAAAGTTCAAGAGGGAACCAGATGAAGAACAAGCGCTGGTGGTTTCTTATGGTGACACCAGTAGTCGAGGGCGAGGGAGAAACGACTTCAGAGGAGGAAGAGGTCGTGGACGAGGCCGTCAAAGCTACAACAAAGCAACAATTGAATGTTAAAAATGCCACCAATTAGGGAATTTTCAATATGAATGCCCTAATCTTGAGAAGACGGTTAATTATGCTGAGATGAGCAAGGATGAAAAGATGCTTCTTATGGCTTATATTGAAGCATCaagggaaaaaggagagattgCATGGTTCTTAGACAGCGGGTGCAGCAACCACGTTAGCGGCGACATTTCTCTCTTTTGTACCATGGAGGAAGGGTTCAAAAGAGAAGTCAGTCTAGGGAACCATATGAAGATGAAGGTTGTGGGCAAAGGGAGTGTTAGGTTAAATCTTGGCGATGTTTGTTATGTTGTTCAAGAAGTGTTCTATATTCCAGAATTGAAGAATAATTTACTAAGTATCGGACAGTTGCAGGAGAAAGGTTTAGCCTTTCTAATCAAGAATAATGAGTGCAAAATCTATCATCCATTAAAGGGCCTTATCCTTGAAAGCAGAATGACACTCAACAGAATGTTCATATTTCTCTCAAAGACCTCCTCGACTACCAATGAGTCAAGTGAATGCTGCTTCCAAGCTGACATCCAAGAAATTGCTCATCTATGGCACCGCAGGTATGGCCACCTTAGCTATACTGGACTTCAAACTTTGACAAGCAACAACATGGTTAAAGGCTTGCCAAATCTTGGAGAAATCATTGCTGCTAGAGAAACTACTGTTGTATGCATTGAGTGTTTCAAAGGAAAACAACACAGGGAGATCATACCAAGAAAAGCCATGTGGAGAGCTAAAGCCCGATTGGAGCTTATACACGCCGACATATGTGGTCTGATCTCTCCAATATCACATGGTTAAAAAAGGTACCtcatgtgttttattgatgacttTAGTAGGAAGGCTTGGGTGTATTTTATTTCTTATAAGAGTGATGCGTTTTCTACATTCAAGCAATTTAAAAGTCAGGTAGAAATGGAGTCCGGTTTATTTGTGAAATGCTTGAGAACTGATCGTGGAGGCGAGTTTAACTCACATGAGTTTACTGATTATTGTAGACAAGAAGGGATAAAAAGACATCTCACCACAACCTACATGCCACAACAAAACGGAGTTACCGAAAGGAAAAACCGAACTGTCATGAACATGGCCAGAAGTTTACTTGTCGAGAAGGAAGTGCCTAAGATTTTCTGGCCTGAAGCGGTTAATTCGGCATTCCATGTGCTTAACAGGAGCCCCACCTTTGCTGTAAAAGGAATGACTCCTGAAGAGGCCTGGTCTGGAGCGAAGCCGACAGTCGAGCACTTCAGAGTTTTTGGTTGCATTGCTCATGTTCATATTCCAGATGCTCGAAGAGTCAAGCTTGACGACAAGAGCagtaaatgtgttttatttggaGTAAGTGCGGAGTCGAAGGGATATAGGCTATATGATCCCATTAAAAGAAAGATCGTTATTAGCAGGGATGTCGTGTTCGAAGAAAATAAGAAATGGGATTGGAATACAAGTCACTCAGAGTTCAACAAAGATCAGCTTGATTTTGGAGATATGGATACTACTATTGTTGACCAAGAGAGTGATACATTGACACCGCAAGATCAATCAGAACATGAAGAAGCCATTGAGTATAATGGAGATACAAGTCACTCAACAACTGAGAGTGAGGAGCTTGAAAATGCAGCTGGGACTGAGATTGCTACTGAGGATGATAATACAGCAGCTACAATAGAAAAATCTGCAGTAGTAGGCCAACATAGCAGAAGAGCTCCAAGGTGGATGGAGGATTATGTGGTGAATTCTGTTGTCTCAAACTCTGATGTGGCAGCAAGTTTTAACCCCCAATCCTTTGAGGAAGTTGTGTTAAATACCAACTGGAAGAAATCCATGGATGCTGAAATTCAGTCCATCGAAAAGAATGGAACTTGGACTCTAGTTGAATTACCAAAGGGAGTCACAAGCATAGGGGTCAAATGGGTGTATAAAACAAAATTGAATCAACATGGTGAGATTGACAAGTATAAGGCTCGCTTAGTAGCAAAGGGATATGCGCAACAACATGTAATTGATTATGAAGAAGTATACGCGCCAGTGGCAAGGCTAGACACTGTGCGTATGATCTTGGCTCTTGCTGCGCAACGAAGTTGGGTTGTGTATCAGCTGGACGTGAAGTCCGCATTCTTATAAGGTGAACTTACAGAGGAGGTGTATTTTGATCAACCAAAAGGATATGAAGTGAAGCATGAGATGACTAAGGTATACAAGCTCCAGAAAGctttatacggtcttaaacaagcaccGAGAGCTTGGTTTAGCAGAATTGAAGCATACTTCATAAACATG encodes:
- the LOC131645246 gene encoding uncharacterized protein LOC131645246 codes for the protein MKMKYQGNDRVRRAQLNRLRREFEVLAMKQGESVNDYFGRVMTIANDMQNCSEDMTDVKIIEKILRTLTEKWNYIVCSIEESNDVDELTVDALQSSLLVHE